A genomic window from Chitinophaga pollutisoli includes:
- a CDS encoding conjugal transfer protein TraI, translated as MKRKIFITLALLVVLTGVPVSRTYAIWPVVTAVVKKVIRAMDLQIQRLQNRTIALQNAQKALENIMAKLRLEEIGQWTERQRVLYQDYFAELWKVKSVIAYYRRVAEIVQRQRVLVEEYRRAFTVIREDRHFNAAEVDQLHALYSGILAESLNNVEDVLNVVNAFTVRMSDADRLKIISEAADRMEGHVVALRRVTHRAAGLSLQRARSAKEANRIKGLYGIK; from the coding sequence ATGAAACGGAAGATTTTTATCACACTCGCCCTCCTGGTCGTCCTGACCGGAGTTCCCGTCAGCCGTACGTATGCGATTTGGCCCGTTGTTACCGCCGTGGTAAAGAAGGTGATCCGTGCGATGGATTTGCAAATCCAGCGGCTCCAGAACCGGACGATCGCCCTTCAAAATGCCCAAAAGGCGCTGGAGAACATCATGGCGAAGCTGCGGTTGGAGGAGATCGGCCAGTGGACGGAGCGGCAGCGGGTGTTGTACCAGGACTACTTCGCCGAGCTGTGGAAGGTAAAATCCGTCATTGCCTACTACCGGCGCGTGGCTGAGATCGTCCAGCGGCAACGCGTGCTGGTGGAAGAATACCGCCGGGCATTTACCGTCATCCGGGAGGACCGACATTTTAATGCAGCTGAGGTTGACCAGCTTCACGCGCTGTATTCCGGCATCCTTGCTGAAAGCCTAAATAACGTGGAAGACGTGCTGAATGTGGTCAATGCCTTCACCGTGCGGATGAGTGATGCTGACCGGCTGAAGATCATAAGTGAGGCTGCGGACCGAATGGAAGGGCATGTCGTCGCGCTGCGCCGGGTAACGCATCGAGCCGCCGGCCTCAGCCTCCAGCGTGCCCGGAGCGCAAAAGAGGCAAACAGGATAAAGGGCTTATACGGAATAAAATGA
- the traN gene encoding conjugative transposon protein TraN: MKQCIILPLLFLLTLGNASAQMVELPSSTAITPYSLSVGYNKTTVLIFPAPIKDADRGRQDIIVSRQAGVGNVLKVKAARMDFEPSNLHVFTADGKLYSFEISFGAGSGGTFDLSRLAASTGRVAQHMPLIFPEMEEGMPDTQLRLCKVEAGQPFFRKTARKHQLRLRLLSIHFDQDRLYFRYRIWNKSSLPYFIDFTRMYISDGRQVKRATAQQQELAPDITAGSKMVPGHSTAELVFVVKRFTIPKGKKFQFEIYEKDGGRNIQMEVRNRHLFKARPLL, encoded by the coding sequence ATGAAACAATGCATCATTTTACCGTTGTTATTCCTGCTGACCCTCGGAAATGCGTCAGCCCAAATGGTGGAACTTCCCTCCAGCACGGCGATCACCCCTTATTCGCTTTCCGTAGGCTACAACAAAACGACCGTGCTGATTTTTCCCGCGCCTATCAAGGATGCTGACAGAGGAAGACAGGACATAATCGTAAGCCGGCAGGCAGGCGTCGGCAATGTGTTAAAGGTGAAAGCCGCCCGCATGGATTTCGAGCCGTCCAATCTCCACGTCTTTACTGCGGACGGGAAGTTGTATTCCTTTGAAATTTCCTTTGGGGCCGGTAGCGGCGGCACCTTCGATTTGTCACGCCTGGCTGCTTCGACAGGCCGGGTGGCGCAGCATATGCCACTGATCTTCCCCGAAATGGAGGAAGGCATGCCCGATACCCAGCTACGGTTGTGTAAGGTTGAAGCTGGACAGCCCTTTTTCAGAAAAACGGCAAGAAAGCACCAGCTTCGCCTGCGGTTGCTATCGATCCACTTCGACCAGGACAGGCTTTATTTCCGGTATCGCATATGGAACAAATCTTCTCTTCCATACTTTATCGATTTCACCCGCATGTATATTTCTGACGGTCGCCAGGTAAAACGTGCAACCGCGCAGCAGCAAGAGCTTGCACCGGATATTACCGCCGGGAGTAAGATGGTTCCCGGCCATTCAACTGCTGAGCTCGTTTTTGTAGTAAAGCGGTTTACTATACCCAAAGGGAAGAAGTTCCAGTTCGAAATCTACGAAAAGGACGGCGGACGGAATATTCAGATGGAAGTACGGAACCGGCATCTGTTCAAGGCCAGGCCATTACTCTAA
- a CDS encoding Crp/Fnr family transcriptional regulator, with amino-acid sequence MNPWRYLAAKGDVEEIPFEIVGPMFSEMFQLFKALHPQISESLMQEIHDRCRPVRFKKKSLILDYGETCGHVFFAARGLVRAIFQREGMEQTCWFMGEGDIVIAVESFYSQQPSLERLVAMEDTDCIALSWDDLQVIYQKHVDFNIIGRKLTELYYRQAIERTKWVCLSAKERYDALFKDYPKFLNRVPDVALASYLGIGKSYLSKIRADVHFQK; translated from the coding sequence ATGAACCCTTGGCGTTACTTAGCAGCAAAGGGGGACGTCGAAGAAATCCCGTTTGAGATCGTGGGACCGATGTTCTCCGAAATGTTCCAACTTTTCAAGGCGCTGCATCCCCAAATTTCAGAATCCCTTATGCAGGAAATCCATGACAGGTGCCGCCCCGTCCGATTTAAGAAAAAGTCGTTGATCCTCGATTACGGCGAAACCTGCGGTCATGTATTTTTCGCCGCGCGTGGACTTGTCCGTGCCATCTTCCAGCGTGAAGGAATGGAACAGACGTGCTGGTTCATGGGCGAAGGCGATATCGTCATCGCTGTCGAGAGTTTCTATTCTCAACAACCAAGTCTTGAAAGACTGGTAGCGATGGAGGACACCGACTGCATTGCCCTGTCCTGGGACGACTTGCAGGTGATTTATCAAAAGCATGTGGATTTCAACATCATCGGAAGAAAGCTCACTGAGCTGTATTACCGACAGGCTATTGAAAGGACTAAATGGGTCTGCCTGTCAGCGAAGGAGCGTTATGATGCATTGTTCAAAGACTATCCGAAATTCCTGAATCGCGTGCCGGACGTGGCTCTTGCATCATATTTAGGTATAGGTAAGTCTTATTTGAGTAAGATCCGGGCTGATGTTCACTTTCAAAAATGA
- the traK gene encoding conjugative transposon protein TraK, translating to MFQHFKNVDAAFRHIRLFSYLFLAVNGIGSALAQYWAVRVVREERSKVYVLANGKLLEATGTDKRRVLEIRVKDHVRDFHHFFFTASPDEEAIRRGVTRALYLADATAKKEYDNLQESGYYTGIVSGNINQFVEADSVAVDVNASPVRFAFYGKLKIVRATSTIVRSLITTGTITETAAISENNPQGMLIGAWRIISNQDMHR from the coding sequence ATGTTCCAACATTTCAAAAATGTAGATGCCGCTTTCCGGCACATCAGACTGTTTTCTTACTTATTCCTTGCCGTTAACGGTATTGGCTCCGCGCTGGCCCAATACTGGGCCGTGCGTGTTGTCCGGGAAGAACGGTCGAAGGTGTATGTACTCGCCAACGGCAAATTGTTGGAGGCAACAGGCACGGATAAGAGGCGCGTATTGGAAATAAGGGTGAAAGACCATGTGCGTGATTTCCATCATTTTTTCTTTACCGCTTCTCCCGACGAAGAAGCTATCCGCCGAGGCGTCACGCGGGCGCTGTATTTGGCCGACGCGACTGCAAAAAAGGAGTATGACAACCTCCAGGAGTCAGGCTACTACACCGGGATCGTTTCCGGAAACATCAACCAGTTTGTTGAAGCCGACAGCGTTGCGGTTGATGTGAATGCAAGTCCAGTCCGTTTTGCTTTTTACGGAAAGCTGAAGATCGTTCGCGCCACCTCCACCATCGTCCGCTCGCTCATCACCACGGGCACCATAACAGAAACCGCCGCAATCAGCGAAAATAACCCGCAGGGTATGCTGATTGGCGCATGGCGGATCATTTCAAACCAAGACATGCACCGATGA
- a CDS encoding DUF4133 domain-containing protein has translation MATVYQINKGVNRSIEFRGIKAQYLLFLAVGMVLLLLLCAIAFIAGIPAIPVVVAVVVAGYGLLVAVQRYSKRYGEHGLAKKLAQSRLPQHITTSSRSVFTSFNSRKYEKE, from the coding sequence ATGGCAACAGTATATCAAATAAACAAAGGCGTCAACCGCAGCATCGAGTTTCGGGGTATAAAGGCGCAGTATCTGCTCTTTCTCGCAGTGGGCATGGTTCTCCTGCTGCTGCTTTGTGCAATTGCCTTCATCGCAGGAATACCGGCAATACCGGTTGTCGTAGCCGTAGTGGTTGCAGGATATGGGCTGTTGGTTGCGGTTCAACGGTATAGCAAGCGGTACGGCGAGCATGGCCTAGCAAAGAAGCTCGCTCAATCCCGTTTGCCGCAGCATATCACGACGTCCTCGCGTAGTGTCTTCACCTCCTTCAATTCACGCAAGTATGAAAAAGAGTAA
- the traJ gene encoding conjugative transposon protein TraJ, translating into MKKSFLLVLLIAALPAVCLAQSGGNADIQKLHDILDRIYDDMIPLCGRLTTVARGIAGFGAIFYIAARAGRSLAAAEPIDFFPLLRPFVLAVLIGIYPLVLGVINGILQPTVDATNELVTQSDNAVKELMRVEYELLAKGKAELPPGSPETSDQEMQEYYKYLNAQTAGEENSRGFWSLMWGKVEGTILYYVQLIVSKILQILFYAAALCIDAMRTFHLVILAIVGPFVFALSVYDGFQHTLSVWLARYINVYMWLPVANLFGAMISRIQENLIKNDIEAVLAGGNNATYSLTSVAYIVFLVVGIVGYFTVPSIANYIVHASGGNALLSKFQSAARTAVVAGTGGAGAAAGSSSAAGASAAGSAAADTGASDKLRYPMADAANSEGYNKDAGHQFNQISGK; encoded by the coding sequence ATGAAAAAGTCCTTCCTGTTGGTGCTGCTAATAGCGGCATTGCCCGCCGTTTGTCTTGCCCAGTCGGGCGGAAACGCGGATATCCAGAAACTCCATGATATACTTGACCGGATTTACGACGATATGATCCCGCTTTGCGGCCGCTTGACGACGGTCGCGCGGGGCATAGCCGGCTTCGGCGCCATCTTCTACATCGCAGCCCGCGCTGGCCGGAGTCTGGCGGCGGCGGAACCTATCGATTTTTTCCCGTTGCTGCGCCCTTTCGTGCTCGCTGTGCTGATCGGTATCTATCCGCTGGTGTTGGGCGTTATCAACGGTATTCTTCAGCCAACGGTTGACGCAACGAACGAGCTTGTCACCCAAAGCGACAACGCTGTAAAGGAACTGATGCGTGTGGAATATGAGTTACTCGCGAAAGGAAAGGCGGAATTGCCCCCCGGCAGCCCGGAGACCAGCGACCAGGAAATGCAGGAATACTACAAGTACCTCAACGCTCAAACGGCGGGTGAAGAGAATTCCCGTGGATTCTGGAGCCTGATGTGGGGAAAGGTCGAAGGAACGATCCTTTACTACGTCCAGCTTATTGTGTCGAAGATACTCCAGATCCTTTTCTACGCCGCTGCGCTTTGTATCGACGCCATGCGGACGTTTCACCTGGTCATCCTCGCCATCGTGGGGCCGTTTGTCTTCGCCCTGAGCGTTTACGACGGTTTCCAGCATACGTTGTCCGTCTGGCTTGCCCGGTATATAAACGTATACATGTGGCTTCCCGTTGCCAATCTCTTCGGTGCCATGATCTCCCGTATTCAAGAAAATCTTATCAAGAATGACATTGAAGCCGTGCTCGCTGGCGGAAACAATGCAACGTATAGCTTGACCAGCGTGGCTTACATCGTGTTCCTCGTCGTCGGCATCGTCGGGTATTTCACCGTGCCGTCGATCGCCAACTACATCGTGCACGCCAGTGGCGGCAATGCCCTGTTATCGAAGTTTCAATCTGCGGCGCGCACCGCTGTGGTTGCGGGTACAGGAGGCGCCGGAGCCGCAGCGGGCTCCTCTTCAGCAGCCGGGGCGTCGGCGGCTGGAAGTGCGGCAGCCGACACCGGCGCGTCTGACAAATTGCGTTACCCGATGGCGGATGCCGCAAACTCGGAAGGCTATAACAAGGACGCTGGGCATCAATTCAATCAAATCTCAGGTAAGTAA
- a CDS encoding RteC domain-containing protein, whose protein sequence is MLTASDDLLRELQTKINILSRDPSVSLARTEKILVYINQALISLKELVRLHTFTSTDEEIRFFKDINPEFYALWIYYSTVYSIQCHTFPGSSKSRVKYLEHEIKKIDDFFFHHLDFYKYYRSGKTHRDQEFFLRNPKMEEFYTDTYAAVIDRQQCTPHSLKIAIVLANERLRVYVNDAIEEELSGNSQQVKSDGVAPLQWTESKTSLIEIIYAFYAAKVFNNGDATVEAITRYCEKVFYIELKAHTITFQEILRRKKGLASALEWIKSKYLLYIDAVEERNRIRRNKR, encoded by the coding sequence ATGCTGACCGCTTCTGATGATCTGCTGCGCGAATTGCAGACCAAGATCAATATATTATCTCGTGACCCATCGGTATCGTTGGCCCGCACTGAAAAGATCCTGGTTTATATTAATCAAGCACTCATTTCCCTCAAAGAATTGGTAAGATTACACACGTTCACCAGCACCGACGAGGAAATCCGGTTTTTTAAGGATATTAACCCGGAATTTTATGCGCTGTGGATTTATTATAGTACAGTTTATTCGATTCAATGCCACACTTTCCCTGGCTCATCGAAGAGCCGGGTGAAATACCTTGAGCATGAAATAAAAAAGATCGATGATTTTTTCTTTCATCACCTTGATTTTTATAAATATTACAGAAGTGGAAAAACGCATCGCGATCAGGAGTTCTTTCTCCGTAACCCGAAAATGGAGGAGTTTTATACCGATACTTATGCAGCGGTGATCGACAGGCAGCAGTGTACACCGCATTCACTTAAAATAGCAATTGTTTTGGCGAATGAGCGGTTAAGGGTTTATGTAAATGACGCTATTGAAGAGGAACTTTCCGGAAATTCTCAGCAGGTGAAGTCGGATGGCGTTGCCCCGCTTCAATGGACTGAATCAAAAACCAGCTTGATCGAGATCATTTATGCATTCTATGCAGCGAAGGTATTCAATAACGGGGATGCGACGGTCGAAGCGATTACACGGTATTGCGAAAAGGTGTTTTATATTGAGTTGAAAGCCCATACAATTACGTTCCAGGAAATCCTTCGCAGAAAGAAAGGACTAGCCTCAGCCTTGGAATGGATTAAAAGTAAGTATTTGCTATATATTGATGCAGTAGAGGAAAGAAACCGAATACGGAGAAATAAAAGGTAA
- a CDS encoding DUF6943 family protein, whose protein sequence is MKDFTLQTYNPSAAQPGSLYLLSRGMNTGKPGFEPWRNSYVLFCDPVDLYKYYWCIYGMWQAKAFRQYLRGTCVQYISIGVMKTAIVSTMAAFSNINRYMDRLQAITALELNLLQKIKLIEALKQSLLRSA, encoded by the coding sequence ATGAAAGATTTCACACTTCAAACTTACAATCCTTCGGCCGCCCAGCCCGGTAGCCTCTATCTGCTTTCACGTGGAATGAACACCGGTAAACCTGGATTTGAGCCCTGGCGGAATAGCTACGTGTTGTTCTGCGATCCGGTTGATCTCTACAAATATTACTGGTGCATCTACGGAATGTGGCAGGCGAAGGCGTTTCGCCAATATCTCCGCGGCACCTGTGTGCAATACATTTCAATTGGGGTTATGAAAACCGCTATCGTTTCTACGATGGCGGCTTTTTCCAACATCAACCGCTATATGGATCGACTACAGGCCATTACGGCCCTCGAGCTGAATCTACTCCAAAAGATCAAACTGATAGAGGCATTGAAGCAAAGCCTACTCCGCTCTGCATGA
- a CDS encoding TraG family conjugative transposon ATPase: protein MKKSKTLESVFPIHKIEKDFLIAKSGSVSIAFSVVLPEIFTMSSADYEALHAAFVKAIRVLPEHTIVHKQDWYLEEGFKPSASADSFLMDASDRHFSERPFLRHECYIFLSTVPPALLNPAPTAGVLFRTSPVARELLDDRRFEVFAEKASQFAAVLQDSGFLELRRLDGDVLASSPNRAGLLERYCYQLAEDQMPVLADFNTGGELGVAGHSLHIFSLADPDDLPSLCGPRLNYEKYSTERTPFSIGFGAPLGLLLHCNHIVNQYIIVGDAAGTLRHLEAKRKRLQSLSAYSRENAISRDATSAFLNEAIGQGRLPVKAHLNVIAWHDDPAKSRELRNMVSSAMAALDGKAKLETAAAACLFWAGIPGNGAELPSTARFDTFAEQAVCFFNVETNYRTSLAAQGIRFGDRLTGRPLQVDLFYEPFDRGLIQNRNIFLCGPSGSGKSFATNHILRSCNECGDHILVVDVGHSYKGLCDLVGGYYFTFSEKNPISFNPFFVPDNQLDTEKREAIKSLLLALWKKDDEAYSRSEYISLSNALQSYFDKLKADPGVFPCFNTFYDYLRDVFVPELRQQGVKDKHFDIDNFLYVLRPYYTGGEYDYLLNATENLDLLHTNFIVYELDAIRDHPILLPAVTLTLAENFLNKMRRLKGVRKIILIEEAWKAIARAGMAEYIRYLFKTVRKFYGTAAVVTQEIDDIISSPIIKDTIIANSDIKILLDQSKYANKFQAVQDALGLTDRDRSLILSMNKANDPHLKYKEIFISLGAYSKVYRTEVSLEEYLCYTTEEREKLLVQQYAARYGSIRRGISRLAADIRSKKI from the coding sequence ATGAAAAAGAGTAAAACGCTGGAGAGCGTGTTCCCTATTCATAAAATCGAAAAGGATTTTCTCATTGCTAAATCCGGCAGCGTTTCCATAGCTTTTTCGGTCGTGCTGCCGGAGATATTCACGATGTCTTCCGCTGACTATGAGGCGCTCCATGCCGCTTTTGTGAAGGCGATACGCGTACTGCCGGAACATACTATCGTTCATAAGCAAGACTGGTACTTAGAGGAAGGTTTCAAGCCATCCGCCTCGGCTGACTCTTTCCTTATGGACGCCAGCGACCGGCATTTTTCGGAAAGACCCTTTCTGCGCCATGAATGTTACATTTTTCTCAGCACGGTGCCACCGGCCTTATTGAACCCAGCGCCGACGGCAGGCGTCTTGTTTCGCACGTCTCCTGTTGCCCGGGAGCTGCTGGACGACCGGCGCTTCGAGGTATTTGCCGAAAAGGCCAGCCAGTTCGCCGCCGTTCTGCAAGACAGCGGTTTCCTGGAGCTGCGGAGGCTGGACGGTGATGTCCTGGCCAGTTCTCCTAATCGTGCAGGCCTGCTCGAAAGATATTGCTATCAATTGGCTGAAGACCAAATGCCGGTATTGGCCGATTTCAATACTGGTGGGGAATTGGGCGTAGCGGGACACTCCCTGCACATTTTTTCCCTTGCAGATCCTGATGACCTGCCTTCCCTGTGCGGCCCCCGCCTGAATTACGAAAAGTACAGCACCGAGCGTACCCCGTTCTCCATCGGTTTCGGTGCGCCGTTAGGCCTGTTGCTGCATTGCAATCATATCGTCAACCAGTACATCATTGTCGGTGACGCGGCGGGGACCCTCCGCCACTTGGAAGCAAAACGGAAACGTTTGCAATCACTTTCGGCCTATTCACGTGAAAACGCCATCAGCCGTGACGCGACGAGCGCATTCCTCAATGAAGCCATCGGTCAGGGCCGATTGCCAGTGAAAGCCCACTTGAATGTGATTGCCTGGCACGATGACCCGGCGAAGAGCAGGGAACTCCGGAACATGGTGTCCTCCGCAATGGCCGCGCTGGATGGTAAAGCAAAGCTGGAGACGGCGGCGGCGGCGTGCTTGTTTTGGGCTGGCATCCCGGGAAACGGGGCGGAACTACCATCCACGGCGAGATTTGACACGTTTGCCGAGCAGGCTGTGTGTTTTTTCAACGTCGAAACGAACTACCGGACTTCCCTCGCCGCGCAGGGCATTCGGTTCGGCGACCGTTTGACAGGGCGACCCCTTCAGGTCGATTTATTCTATGAACCCTTCGACCGGGGGCTTATTCAGAACCGGAATATTTTCCTTTGCGGGCCGTCCGGCTCCGGAAAGTCGTTTGCCACCAACCACATCCTGCGTAGCTGCAATGAATGCGGCGACCACATCCTTGTCGTGGACGTAGGGCACTCATATAAGGGACTTTGCGACCTCGTAGGTGGGTACTACTTTACGTTCAGCGAAAAGAATCCCATATCCTTCAACCCGTTTTTCGTTCCAGATAACCAACTGGATACGGAGAAACGCGAGGCGATAAAGTCATTGCTGCTGGCTTTGTGGAAGAAGGACGACGAGGCGTATTCCAGGAGTGAATACATTTCCCTGTCCAACGCGCTGCAGAGCTACTTCGACAAGCTGAAGGCCGATCCTGGCGTCTTTCCGTGTTTCAATACGTTTTACGACTACCTCCGCGATGTCTTTGTCCCGGAACTGCGCCAGCAGGGCGTGAAAGACAAGCATTTCGACATTGACAATTTCCTATACGTGCTCCGGCCATACTACACCGGCGGAGAATATGATTACCTGTTAAATGCGACGGAGAACCTGGACTTGCTCCATACCAATTTCATCGTGTACGAGCTGGACGCGATCCGTGACCATCCCATCCTGCTGCCAGCCGTAACCTTGACGCTCGCCGAGAATTTTCTCAACAAGATGCGGCGCCTGAAGGGTGTGCGTAAGATCATCCTGATCGAAGAAGCATGGAAAGCAATTGCCCGTGCCGGAATGGCGGAATACATCCGCTATCTGTTCAAAACCGTCCGGAAGTTCTATGGTACGGCGGCCGTTGTCACCCAAGAGATCGACGATATCATTTCCAGCCCGATAATCAAGGACACCATTATCGCTAACAGCGACATCAAAATCCTGCTCGACCAAAGTAAATACGCGAACAAGTTCCAGGCAGTTCAGGATGCCCTGGGCCTGACAGACCGGGACCGGAGCCTGATCTTGTCTATGAACAAGGCAAACGATCCGCACCTGAAGTACAAAGAAATTTTCATCAGCCTGGGCGCTTACAGCAAGGTGTACCGGACGGAAGTCTCCCTCGAAGAATACCTGTGCTACACCACCGAGGAACGGGAAAAGCTGCTGGTGCAACAATATGCGGCGCGGTATGGCTCCATCAGGCGTGGCATTTCCCGGCTTGCCGCCGACATACGTTCAAAAAAGATATGA
- a CDS encoding TerB family tellurite resistance protein — MKSAAILLFLVLMGFRPAGAQSHDVIQLGLNIEKLNQFRQILADMRRAYTVLSRGYNAVRDLSQGNFKLHELFLDGLMAVSPGVARYRRIPEIIAMQRIIVAEYRTALSRFRRNGMFTPDELSAIKRVYAGLFDKSVRNLEELVLIVTGGKLRMTDAERMAAIDRVFASVQSDLSSLRQFNLNTGSVARIRVGRFQEIEQLTGRQASK, encoded by the coding sequence ATGAAAAGCGCCGCTATTCTTTTGTTCCTTGTGCTGATGGGGTTTCGCCCAGCGGGCGCCCAATCCCATGATGTAATTCAACTGGGGCTCAACATCGAGAAGTTAAATCAGTTCCGCCAGATATTGGCTGATATGCGCCGCGCCTACACAGTGCTCAGCCGCGGTTACAATGCTGTCCGCGACCTGTCCCAGGGGAATTTTAAGCTACATGAACTGTTTTTGGATGGCCTGATGGCGGTCAGCCCCGGCGTTGCCCGATATCGGCGCATTCCGGAAATTATCGCGATGCAGCGGATCATCGTCGCGGAGTACCGCACCGCTCTTTCCCGGTTCCGACGAAATGGGATGTTTACTCCTGATGAGCTTTCGGCCATTAAGCGCGTGTACGCCGGCCTCTTTGACAAATCTGTACGGAACCTCGAAGAGCTGGTATTGATCGTGACCGGAGGCAAGTTGCGGATGACCGATGCCGAGCGCATGGCGGCAATTGACCGCGTTTTTGCGTCGGTGCAAAGCGATTTGTCCTCTTTGCGGCAATTCAATCTCAACACCGGCTCCGTGGCTCGCATACGGGTCGGCAGGTTCCAGGAAATAGAACAGCTAACCGGCCGCCAGGCCAGTAAATAG
- the traM gene encoding conjugative transposon protein TraM codes for MTSIPLSKLDISKLLKLLPVAAFVLTLGFYYLFTFLRESGTPAEKTGKSAFNTDLPGPKLDDRYKNKLDLYMEARQDSLRKLKEARRDSLLFPVEGVAPEIVNVPPQLPQETRRATSSTDPNERKVEKVLERLQMTLAQQEAEPHMPNAGLPIALPSDKRTSADLGRLEKLMGDVANPPDDVEIKRLDGMLDKILEIQQPGRNPGHAKPVPDDTLESFIATVAGPKPSEYTDNGFYGLSEEPTPQSIEQPPGNGTIAATVHADQRVRTGSIVRLRLLQDIYVNNAKIPANSFVFGRATVAKERVELDIRHAFYANTVLPVKLTVFDIDGIAGISAPGADARDASREGLNQAVQNLELYNMDPSLGAQAAASGIQAAKSLLSKKTKTPYATLKANHKVMLVNTRF; via the coding sequence ATGACTTCCATACCACTCTCAAAACTCGACATCAGTAAACTACTGAAGTTATTGCCAGTAGCGGCGTTCGTGCTGACGCTGGGGTTCTATTACCTTTTTACCTTTTTGCGGGAATCTGGCACTCCTGCGGAAAAAACCGGGAAAAGTGCCTTCAATACAGACCTGCCCGGCCCCAAGCTGGACGATCGGTATAAGAACAAACTGGATTTATATATGGAAGCACGCCAGGACAGCCTCCGCAAACTGAAGGAAGCTCGCAGAGACTCCCTTCTGTTCCCGGTCGAGGGCGTTGCACCTGAAATCGTGAATGTCCCGCCGCAACTGCCGCAGGAAACTCGCCGTGCGACGTCAAGCACCGACCCCAACGAACGGAAGGTGGAGAAAGTGCTGGAGCGGCTACAGATGACCCTGGCCCAACAGGAAGCAGAGCCTCACATGCCCAACGCCGGTCTGCCGATTGCTCTTCCGTCCGACAAGCGGACTTCCGCCGACCTGGGGCGGTTAGAAAAGCTCATGGGTGATGTCGCAAACCCGCCTGATGACGTAGAGATAAAGCGTTTGGACGGGATGCTGGACAAAATTTTGGAAATCCAGCAGCCGGGGCGCAATCCCGGGCATGCAAAGCCTGTTCCAGACGATACGCTGGAATCCTTCATCGCTACCGTTGCTGGCCCAAAACCCAGCGAGTATACTGACAACGGTTTTTATGGGCTTTCCGAAGAACCTACACCTCAAAGCATAGAACAACCGCCCGGAAACGGAACGATTGCGGCCACGGTACATGCCGACCAGCGTGTACGTACTGGCTCCATCGTCCGGTTACGACTGCTGCAGGATATATATGTCAACAACGCCAAAATTCCGGCAAACAGTTTTGTCTTCGGAAGGGCCACTGTCGCCAAGGAAAGGGTTGAGCTCGATATTCGCCACGCTTTTTACGCCAATACCGTGCTACCGGTGAAACTGACCGTCTTCGATATCGACGGGATCGCGGGCATATCTGCGCCGGGCGCAGATGCCCGCGACGCGAGCCGTGAGGGGCTAAACCAGGCGGTGCAAAACCTGGAGCTGTACAACATGGACCCCAGCCTGGGGGCACAGGCAGCCGCATCCGGTATTCAGGCCGCTAAAAGCCTGTTATCGAAAAAGACGAAAACGCCATATGCCACGCTCAAAGCCAATCACAAAGTCATGTTGGTAAACACTCGTTTTTAA
- a CDS encoding DUF4134 domain-containing protein, whose protein sequence is MKLLNSYGQKARWQAIAIVLLSASISANAQDGVAGIEQANDMVREYFDTGITLLYAIGAVLGLVGAVKVYTRWSQGDTETTKLAASWFGACIFLVVVATVLKSFFGV, encoded by the coding sequence ATGAAATTACTCAATTCATACGGGCAGAAAGCCCGCTGGCAGGCTATTGCCATCGTTCTCTTATCTGCGAGCATTTCCGCTAATGCCCAAGATGGTGTTGCCGGTATCGAACAAGCAAATGACATGGTCCGTGAATACTTCGACACTGGAATAACCCTGCTTTATGCCATCGGCGCCGTACTTGGGCTGGTAGGCGCCGTAAAGGTCTATACCCGATGGAGCCAAGGCGATACGGAAACGACGAAGCTGGCCGCGAGTTGGTTCGGTGCCTGCATTTTCCTGGTCGTTGTGGCTACGGTATTGAAGAGCTTTTTCGGCGTGTAA